DNA from Brassica napus cultivar Da-Ae chromosome A1 unlocalized genomic scaffold, Da-Ae chrA01_Random_17, whole genome shotgun sequence:
TTAAGTTATGTCTCGTTGCTAAAAGTCTTAATCCTCAATAATTAATCCAACGGCGGTCAATGTACTTTTCCGAAGATTTAGAATCTAGAGGAGGGTTCAGATCAGTGATAGAGAGAATAGTTAGTTTTTACTTTGATGCAGAACGTCATATTCTCACTATACTGAGAGACACTCCTTGTACCCACTTTACTCATCAAATCATTTTCTAAATTTGGATTCGATCATCTTCCGAGCCTCTGCAAGAGGGATTGTAGTGTCAATATATACTGTTGGATCATGGTTGGGACAAGTGGATGAAACAACAAATAGGTCAACAAAGGTATAGGTAAAAGTGAAGTTTAACGTGGACGGTTTTATTTCACTTGTTATGAAACTTTAGATCAGAAGCTGGTGGTCTTCAACAAGTTTGTTACTACATGTGATACACTCTTTAACATATACTAGGTTTTGATCTGCGCCTCCACACGGATATtggttatttcattttataaattaatatttacttttcataattaattttatgtattttaagtatgttgccatataattaattgtattcaaaagatacAGAATGAATAGggatatattagttattttgatatttttaggttcctatACATAACCATATAAATTTGAGAAGACCCAACTCGAAACccacatataaattataaaatctaAGCGGGACCTTTAAACCCAAAATAATATGATACCCAAAAGAAACAATATATTTGAATGGATACCCGAGTGTCCATGCCTAACTGATTCTATaagcaaataatttttttttatctctatgTGTTtgactaaattaagtgaaacagaaaaaagttttttatttagtaaaatagttatatggtctgaaaaattaagtgacaatataTGTAATACGTTTTAATGTCTTGAATTAGTGTTTGGCTATGTAATTTTTCACCGATtgaaattaagataaaaatagtaaaatagacTAAACCAAACTtttaatcaaatgcaaaacttgattattttacattttgattttataattggtacAAAGTTaatttgattaactaataaaaaaaaatctacaatattattattttgttaatataattaatgatgtgatttattgttaaattaatataattaataaagtatgtaagatgaatgaaaataaGGAAATAAAAGATGTAATAAATCTGTTTGAAAATAAGGTTAGTTCCATAAGTGAAATTACTAAAAGGACaatatacttattttttatactgctatccatgtttcaAACAACATTATACTCCTTTTTATATGGCTATCAATGTTTCCAAAAAATTCCTAAATGTACATcggttttaataatatagatctAGAGATTGATCCGCGCACCGTGCGAATATTGGTTCTTAtttaatatattgatatttaattttcataattaatgttatatattttagatgagtcgtaatataactaattgtattcaaaagacctGGACCGAATCGggtaatatgattatttttggtacaaatatcgaacatgtttcagatacatttgttatttagatattttaggttCCTATATATTAGAACCGAACTCGTCAAGACCGAGAATGACTCAACTCATAATCCAcacataaattataatattcaagcatacgtaattttaaaataatgttatccAAAAATAACAACTTGTACATAAATGGATAGCATATgttcatgcctaactgatttataaaactaataaaaagactatttctatgtgtttggctaaattaagtgaaataaaaagaattttttatttagtaaaataattatatggagtaaaaatttaagtgacaataaatataatacatttttattattttgatttaagttatcattttattcacaaaaatgtttttgaattttttggctacgtaatttccaccgattgaaactaaaatatataaaaaaagttttagtaaaacaaactaaaacgtACGTTCAACCATATGCAAAAAAacagttattttacattttgatttataattgacacaaagttaatattgattaactaataaataaataaaaattactattattattatggtaatataattaatgatgtgatgaaTTGTTAAGGTAGTATAATTACTGAAATTATTAAATTGagtgaaatatgaaaaaacaattaatgtaatatattaattaaaaattactaaaaagataatatattttattttatactgctatccatgtttccaaacaattttattatatactgttatttatgtttccaaacagtactaaaaggtattttagttttaataatatagatataataATTGCCGAAGGAATCTTTCACTTTTTCAAACATATACTTTTTAGTTATTATAGTTTcctatttttttgaaaagtactaattatttttttattttttattttaagatctaaataattaacaaaagaacTTAGCATTACTACACTGatttaagttatatttttaattaacaatagTACATGTTAAAATTTAGTGAATTGTTATTATTACGTGTGCTATGTTTATTGGAgacattttgttttatataataagataattggaataaaaattcttttatattttccttTCATCAAAAATTCCCCTTTATATATCACAGATTAACTAGatctgatttaaaaataataaaagactGCATATAGTTAGAAAAGTTGGACCATAAATTTATGTTAATTAAGTCGGGTATGTTTTAATACAACTATAAAATAGTAattgtttgttgttttttactttgtaaTTTAACTCACAATATGTATGCACATTTCGTAAATCCTAAGAAACAAAATTTCATCAAAtagtataataaaattgatttgctTAAACTGAAACATGCATGTGAAGTTTTCAGGATTGTGCTTTGTTGTCAATTAGCATCATTTCCACGACATCATGCTTCAGACTAGTCCTGGGCATTCGGATACtcggttcgggtcgggtcgggttATTCGGttttcggatttttcgggttaTGTCAAATGTAACCCGATTAAGAACCGGTTAAATTACGGATCagatcggttcggtttatatcggatccggttcgggtttcTATTCTTTTTTGGAATCCGAATGAGAACCGAATTAACACCGGTTCGGATTTTAACCCGAAAAAATcgtttcggttcggattttaacccgaaaaacccgaaaatacaacataaaaaaaaaacattctagaATCAAACTATCAAAGTATCAAACTGAAACAATATCATAGAAACTGAAACAACATCCTCAAAGGCTCAAACAAACTGAAACAAACTGAAGCAACATCCTTAAAACAGAAACAACATCATGAAAGCAGAAGTAACATCCTCAAACAAACAGAAGAAGCAACATCCTTGAAACAGAAATAACATCCTCAAACAAACTGAAACATAATAAAACCAGATAAAATGTTCTTCAAGACACTTCTAAGCAATGCAAACAGAAGAGAGACCTACAAAAGAGAGCAGAGGATTAAAACTTGAACTCGTCAACAAGCAATGCAGCTGAGACTCAAACTCTATCAGTAAATAAGAACATGTACCTTGCTTAGAACTTGATTCGCATGACACATTCTCAGCCTAAGACTCTCAGGTTTGGAAGTGCAGCTGCGGCTCAAACTCTACACAAAATGAAAAGAGAAGATTAAAAGCTGAACTGGAATACTCAAAACTTAATACAACTTAAGAACTAAGAACATACCTCTTTGTAGTTCATCTTGTAATTCAATCTCAGCAATCAGTTGCTGAGTTGAAACCACGTTTCTTTCATTGATTCGAATCTCACACTTAAGCCATTGTTCTGTGCACATGAGAACCTCAATCATGTAGTGGGTCAAGCAACTTCTCGATGGATCAAGGATTCGATTACTTGTGCTAAAGGCAGACTCTGATGCAACAGAAGAGACTTGCATAGCTAGAACATCCTTAGCTATGGCAGCTAAGGTCGGGTACTTTGAACTGTTGATCCTCCACCAACCTAAAACATCAAATGGAATTCCTAGAGGATTGGGTTTAGGAATTTCTACCTTCTCCTTCAAGTATAGCTCTAACTCAGTGCTTGCATCTTGAAATCCCAACTCGTTCACCATTTCCTTGTACAAGGAATCCATTCTTTCATACCCATACTCATTCTCATCAGAAGAATCCATCGCAGCCTCATCTTGTGACTCTTGGACACTCTGACTCTGAGACGATGAACCAAATGCTGGAGCAGTGTGTGATGCTGCAGAGGCGTTGTACTCATCAAAAAGCCTTTCCATGACATCAGTGACTGAGTCGTAGAGCACCTTACTTTGTGGACTATCTTTCCCATAAAGCTTTTCAAAGCAAAGACCAGCAAACTTCATCTTGTCCTCGGGTCAAAGACACTTGCAACAATCAACAGCCTATTAATGTCTTTTAGACCATCCCAATACTTATTAAACTTTGCCCTCATAACCATAGCCTTTGTCCTAAGCTTCTCATCCGTACTAGTACTCAATGTAATCAGATTCCTTCTATGGTGACAATCTCATTGTAACACTTGTAGGAACTAGGCGAGTTAGAAGCAGAGACAACTAAAGTCGAGTTGTAGAATATTACCAGGAACTTAACCAAACCCTCCACTTTATCCCAATCCTCTGAAGTTGGTGGTCCAACCCTCTTCTTGCCCTCCACAGTCTCTTGAAAGTGATCATTGTAAAGCTTGTCCTCAACTTCCATTCTATCAAACGCTGCTCTAAACTTCAAGGCCCTTGACAACATCAGGTAGGTTGAATTCCATCGTGTCTTGCAGTCCAAAGATAAGCTACCTCTTGTCATCCTTGCTGACTCAACCTTCTGATCAAATGATTCGACTCTCTTAGAAGAAGCTCTGATATATTGTATGGCGTTCCTTATTGCACACACACTCGCATCCACCTCTAGCATACCATCTCGCACAACCAAGTTGATGATATGAGCACAACAACGTAGATGCAGAAGCTCACCTCCCAGCACTAAGCACTCAGGTCCTAAAGCGTTGAATGCATCCCTGAACAACTTCAGAGCATTAGTGTTCGCAGTGGCATTGTCTACTGTTATTGTAAACACTTTCTTTATCCCCCATTCAGCCATACACTCCAGCAAGACAGAGCATATTGTCACCCCTTTATGATCCGCTACATGCTTGAAACCAATGATGAACTTCCTAAGTTTCCATCTATCATCGATGAAGTGTGCCGTGATGACCATGTAGCTAGCTGCTGTACTTGGTGCAACCCAAATGTCTGTTGTTAAAGAAACCCTTTGCTTGTTGCCACTGATCAGCTGCATCAAATCTGATTTCCTCTTTGCATACAACTCAACAATATCCCTTGTTGCTGTTCTTCGTGAATGTGGCTTAGGAAGATTCACCTTGTTGCAGAAGTGCTTCCATCCCAAACCATCAACAAAGGATAGTGGCAACTCCGATATGACAAGCATCTCATTAGTAGCTTCCCTTACAACTTCATTAGAAACCCTCGCCAGCTTCAACTGAAcaccatcttcatcatcactTTCGGCATTCAGAGTATGTTGAGTCTGAGACTGACTTTGTACCCATGTCTGATGTTCCTTGCAGATACCAAGATGCTTCTTGAGACATGAAGTGCCATTGGACGTTGCACAACGCATAACTCTACCGCAATAGTTGCAGCTGCATTTGTTCCGATTATCCTTCAGTCTTGTGTAATGATTCCAAACTGTTGACCTTGTACttgtattcttcttcttcttaacagCTGCAGCTGACTTGGTCTTCCTTTTGTTTCCACTTGCAGTAACAGGACTAGTTGTCCCAAACTCATCATCGTTTCCCTGAGTTTCATCATCATCTCTGATAGCTTCACGTTGAGGTGATGAAGAATccatctgcaaaacaaaaacGAGATATCAACTTGAGTTCTGAATAcatcaaaatcacaaaatataaactGCAAAGTGATTTACTCTAACTCTATTATGGAACTAGAGCACAATCTAAAGTTATCAACTTGATAAAGAACACACTTCTCAAATTTCATTCTCAAATTTCAAAACATCACAATCACAAACATCATTATCGACTTATCActttaacataaaaaaaattaaagaagtaACAAGTTCAAGTTCATACCTTCGATTGATTCGTTGAAAAAGCTGAGAGAGGATATGTTTCAATTGGAGAGGGAGATGGTGAAATATAAGGGAAGGGAGAAGGGACAACATCCTTAAAGGATTCCAGTTTCTCAAGATGCATTCGAAATCGCAATCGTTGCTTAGGACTCTACGGTTTCGTTTGTTCGAGAGTCGAGAAGAAAAGTTAGAAAACATCGAGTCCCAAGAGACACGCCTAACCTAAGAACAATAATGACAGGTTGTTGGTTTGTTATTCGGTTTTCGGGTAAACCGAACGGTTCCGTGTTttaatccgaaccgaaccgaaatccgaatcACAGAAATTTCAAAACCGATCGGTTATTAGGCAAAACCGAAGCCGAACAttttcggatttttcggatcgggtcgggtcgggttttGCGGATCCGGTTTATATGCCCAGGACTACTTCAGACccttatactccctctgttcctgaaaataggattttttagatttatt
Protein-coding regions in this window:
- the LOC125593876 gene encoding zinc finger BED domain-containing protein RICESLEEPER 2-like, which codes for MDSSSPQREAIRDDDETQGNDDEFGTTSPVTASGNKRKTKSAAAVKKKKNTSTRSTVWNHYTRLKDNRNKCSCNYCGRVMRCATSNGTSCLKKHLGICKEHQTWVQSQSQTQHTLNAESDDEDGVQLKLARVSNEVVREATNEMLVISELPLSFVDGLGWKHFCNKVNLPKPHSRRTATRDIVELYAKRKSDLMQLISGNKQRVSLTTDIWVAPSTAASYMVITAHFIDDRWKLRKFIIGFKHVADHKGVTICSVLLECMAEWGIKKVFTITVDNATANTNALKLFRDAFNALGPECLVLGGELLHLRCCAHIINLVVRDGMLEVDASVCAIRNAIQYIRASSKRVESFDQKVESARMTRGSLSLDCKTRWNSTYLMLSRALKFRAAFDRMEVEDKLYNDHFQETVEGKKRVGPPTSEDWDKVEGLVKFLVIFYNSTLVVSASNSPSSYKCYNEIVTIEGI